The following proteins are encoded in a genomic region of Plasmodium sp. gorilla clade G2 genome assembly, chromosome: 2:
- a CDS encoding KRR1 small subunit processome component, putative: MSNVEEEKLNKKKKYRKEKPWDNENIDHWKVEKFTQEDNKHHFLEESSFKVLFPKYREKYLQQFSSDIKNVLNKHFIKFEINLIEGYMCVKTTKKTFDPYIIIKSRDMISLLSRSVPFIHAKRVLEDETYCDIIKISGYVRNKNKFIKRRQRLLGSNATTLKALEILTNCYICIHGKTVSVIGHFKSLKVVRRIIIDCMKNIHPVYHIKELIAKRELEKNEQFKNENWEKFLPNFKKRNVQRKKIKEKLDNKKKKNKSVFPPDQLPRKIDIQMETGEYFLNNQKKTKK; this comes from the coding sequence ATGAGTAATGTTGAAGAAGAAAAGttgaataagaaaaaaaagtatcGTAAAGAAAAACCGTgggataatgaaaatattgatCATTGGAAGGTTGAGAAGTTTACACAAGAAGATAATAAACATCATTTTTTAGAAGAGTCAAGTTTTAAAGTTTTATTTCCAAAATATCGTGAGAAATATTTACAACAATTTAGTAGTGATATAAAgaatgtattaaataaacattttataaaatttgaaattaatttaattgaAGGTTATATGTGCGTAAAAACCACTAAAAAAACATTTGATccatatatcataataaaatcTAGAGATAtgatatcattattatcaagGAGTGTTCCATTTATACATGCAAAACGTGTTTTAGAAGATGAGACATATtgtgatataataaaaataagtggATATGTtcgtaataaaaataaatttattaaaagaaggCAAAGATTATTAGGTAGTAATGCAACCACATTAAAAGCCCTCGAAATTTTAACCAattgttatatatgtatacatggTAAAACAGTTAGTGTTATAGGCCATTTTAAATCCTTAAAAGTTGtaagaagaattattattgattgtatgaaaaatatacatcctgtttatcatataaaagaACTTATTGCAAAAAgagaattagaaaaaaatgaacaattcaaaaatgaaaattggGAAAAATTTCTAccaaattttaaaaaaagaaatgtccaaagaaaaaaaattaaagaaaaattagataacaagaaaaagaaaaataaatctgTCTTCCCTCCAGATCAATTACCTCGTAAAATTGATATACAAATGGAAACAGGAGAATACTTTTTgaataatcaaaaaaaaacaaaaaaataa